One genomic window of Stigmatella ashevillena includes the following:
- the mdh gene encoding malate dehydrogenase: MTQTRKKKIGLIGGGQIGGNLALIAVQKSLGDVMLFDIPAAEGLVKGKALDINQLSAVDGYDCRVTGTTDWKDVAGSDVIIITAGVPRKPGMSREDLLDINLKIMRDVAANIKQHAPNAFVINVANPLDAMVFALQKISELPKHMVVGMAGVLDTSRFKFFVAEALGSSIRDVEALVLGGHGDDMVPLVRHTTVGGVPLTELLPQDKLEAIVKRTREGGAELVGLYKTGSAYFAPASSAISMAESFLLDRKRILPAAALLEGQYGINGYFFGVPVQIGAGGVEKILTPQLNDSEKAALEKSFQSVKKTVDSVKL, from the coding sequence ATGACTCAGACCCGTAAGAAGAAGATCGGTCTCATTGGCGGCGGCCAGATTGGCGGCAACCTGGCCCTGATCGCCGTGCAGAAGAGCCTCGGCGACGTGATGCTGTTCGACATCCCCGCGGCCGAGGGGCTCGTCAAGGGCAAGGCGCTGGACATCAACCAGCTGTCCGCGGTGGATGGCTATGACTGCCGTGTCACCGGGACGACGGACTGGAAGGACGTCGCCGGCTCGGATGTCATCATCATCACCGCCGGGGTTCCCCGGAAGCCGGGCATGAGCCGTGAGGACCTGCTCGACATCAACCTGAAGATCATGCGGGACGTGGCGGCGAACATCAAACAGCACGCCCCCAACGCGTTCGTCATCAACGTGGCGAACCCGCTGGACGCGATGGTGTTCGCGCTCCAGAAGATCTCCGAACTGCCCAAGCACATGGTGGTGGGCATGGCGGGCGTGCTGGACACCAGCCGCTTCAAGTTCTTCGTGGCCGAGGCGCTGGGCAGCTCCATCCGCGACGTGGAGGCGCTGGTGCTCGGCGGCCACGGCGACGACATGGTGCCCCTGGTGCGTCACACCACCGTGGGCGGCGTGCCCCTGACGGAGCTGCTGCCCCAGGACAAGCTGGAAGCCATCGTGAAGCGCACCCGCGAGGGCGGCGCCGAACTGGTGGGCCTCTACAAGACGGGCAGCGCCTACTTCGCCCCGGCCTCCAGCGCCATCTCCATGGCGGAGAGCTTCCTCTTGGACCGCAAGCGCATCCTGCCCGCCGCAGCCCTGCTCGAGGGCCAGTACGGCATCAACGGCTACTTCTTCGGCGTGCCGGTGCAGATCGGCGCGGGCGGCGTGGAGAAGATCCTCACCCCGCAGCTGAATGACTCCGAGAAGGCCGCCCTGGAGAAGTCCTTCCAGTCGGTGAAGAAGACGGTCGACAGCGTCAAGCTGTAG